The stretch of DNA GACGTCACTGACAGCAGGAAAACCAGGAGGAAAGGGCCGACATTCGCAGGTGAGCGGGACGCGCTGGGGCGTGTTGGTGAGGTGCCGTTCTGATCCCAGCCCGCGGCTCTGAGCACGGGCAAAGGCGCAGCCATGCCCTGTACCGCAGCCGTGCCCTGTGCCGCACAGCCTCCCTGGGTGGGTTTTGGGCTGGAAAGCAGCGGGATGCCTCGCTGAGGAGCCGAGACGGGGGTGAACacccgggagggagcagagccagagCCGCAGCGGCAGGGCTGTGCCGGGGGAGCTCACGGCAGAGGGCACAGGCGGCACTGGGAGAGCCCTGCTGTCGGGGCTGGAGGAGGGTGTTCTAGTTTAGGAATGACAGGCGATTTCTAGGTTTTGCAGCTCTTCCCCTTTCAAAAGGCAGACCTGCAAACTGGCTGAACCAAACCTGGCCTCCGCCAGCTGCAGAGCCCCTCGTGTGCCGGGGGGGGCCAGGGGACTGGCATGACAGAGGGGAAGGGCAGGCATCACACCTGCCTGCGGCCCCAAAACCGTGCGAGGGGAGCCTGGGCAGGCACCCCGACAGCTGCGGTGTGCCAGGGTGGGGGGCTTTGCTGGGaggtgggggctggaggggctgggtcCCCCCCCGGGGTGCAGAGGAGCTCCCCACGGCTGTGCGCCCCATCTCTGTGCAGATCTGGAGGTGCTGTACTGGAAGGAGCAGAAGTTGCGGATGGCGGCGCAGAGGAAGCTGCACAGCCGGGCGGTGAGCGGGCATAGcactgggcagggctggggggagctgggctcACCGGGACCCATGCCTGCCCTCACAGGGGGGGACACCTAGGGCAGGGGGGGCTCCTGGCCTGGTGCCTTGCACCCCTCCTGTGTGCCCCAGTGGGCCACGGGGTCCCTTGTGGGGGGGCTCACGGCTGTTCTCTACCAGGAGCCGCTGTGGCTACTGCCGTGTGAGGAGAAGCCGGATCTGCTGGAGGAGGAACGCGGGGCTGACTGTGACGAAGGAGCAGGTACTTCAGCACCCcagaccccccctccccagccgggggtcccatcctgccccCTCCCGCCGTGCTGGCAGCCCTTATCGAGATGAGGCCAAGCCTGAGGCGGGGGGAGGCTGGTgggcgccgggggggggcacTGAGCGCGTCTCCCCTCCTGGCAGGTGACTTCATGGAGCACGAGGACATCCAGGCTGAGGGCCCGgaggagctgggggaaggagccCTGGGTGAGCGCTGGCGGGGGTCCAGCAAGTGTGTGCCCCTTGGCACAAGCCCCACGGCCTCGGTGCTGCAGTGGGGGGGGCTGCGGCTGTGCCCCGTCCCTTCTGGGGAGCGTCCCTCGTCCCTGCTCGGCGGGAGGGGGTGGCTGCGTGGTGTTGCTGCTGGTGACGCTCTGCCCTCCCGCAGGCCCCCCCGACTTGGGCTCGCTGGGCTACGAGGAGCTGGTGCGCAGGAACGTGGTAGGTGCCCGCAGCAGGGGGATGGcgtggggccggggcagggatGCGGCGAGGTGGGGGGAGGCGATGGGAAGGTTCGGGTgcccccgctcccctctcccCGCAGGAGCTGTTCATCGCCAACTCCCAGAAGTACGCGCAGGAGACGGAGCTGTCCCAGCACATCCGCCGCTGGGAGGAGAGGATCGGGCCGCTGCTGCAGGAACAGGCAGGGACCCTCGCGGGCAGGGGGCCGGGGGTGGGCAGGGGACCGGCAGCCCCCTCCCGGCGCCTGAGCCCGCTCTGCCCGCAGGAGGAGCGAGCCGCCTTCGACATCCACGGCTACGGGGACGCGCTGGTGAGCAGCTGCGGGCGCCTGGGCGAGTGGCAGTCCTTCGCCAGCCTGGTGGCGGGGGAGCCCCCCTTCGAGGTGTGCCGCTACATGCTGGCCACCCTCCAGCTGGTAAGTGTGCGGGGGGcagaaagcgggggggggggggggtctgcggAGCCCACCTGCCGCTCCCTTTCTCCTTCCGTCCCTCTCCCCCCTCCAGGCTAACGACTCCGTGGTGGAGCTGGCGCAGGACCCGGGGCTGGACACGGCGCTGGACACGGCGCGCCTGCGGCTCCTCACCCACCAGCGGCCGCAGGAGCGCTTCCGCGCCTTCCAgcccccctctgcctgcccctgaGTGAGCACCCCCCCTCGCCGCATACCCcttgccaccccccccccccccggccctccgcGATTCTTGGTAATAAAACCCTACTTTAGTAAAGGCTCTGCTGcggtgggggtccccagggtgggaAAAGCCCCTTCCCTTGGGGCTGGCACCATCCCTCCTCTTGGGGCCAGGCCTGGGGGACGACGACAGGGGCAtctccccccctcctcgcccACCCGGAGCCGCGGGAGGCATTTTGGGGGCGCAGGCGTATTTATTGTCCTCAGTCGAGGAGGGGCTCGTAGGTCTCCATGTGCCGGCGGACGCTCTGGGCGATCTGGGCGTCCGTCTTGCTGCGTCCGTAGTAGTCGAGGAAGAGCCCGTCGGGCCCCAGCAGGTAGATGAGGACGGTGTGGTCCACGATGTAGTCGCCGTCCTCGTCCTCGGGGCCGGCGCTGGCGTAGACGCGGTAGGCGTCGGCGGCCGCCCGCACCTCCTCAGGGCTGCCGGTCAACCCCAGGAGCCGGGGGTGAAAATCCCGGACGTAACGCCTCACGGCCGCCACGTCGTCGCGTTGGGGGTCAACGGTgatgaagaggggctggaggggaggaaggccCGGCTCCCGCTCCAGCAGCTCCACGGCCCGGCTCAGCTTTTCCAGCTCCTCGGGGCAGATGTCGGGGCAGTGGGTGAAGCCGAAGTAGAGCAGCACCCACTGCCCGCGGAAGTCGGCCTTCCGCCGCGGACGACCCTCCTGGTCCAGCAGCCGGAAGTCGCCCTGGCCCAGCGCCAACGCCCGcagctccgcccgccgccgcgcctgcTGCCGACGCCCCTTCTCCTCCCGCAGGTACagccacgccgccgccgccgccgaccccCGCTGCCGCCACCACCGCCAAACGCCGTCCCAGCGGCAGACcttgccccgccgccgcccgcgccgccaggttgcggcggggggagcggcgggcggcgggcgggcagcaggcggcgggcgggcagcagGGCCCGGAACAtggcggggctgcggggaggggcgCGATGGCGAGGGGGGAACGCAGCCTGCTGCCCTCTGACCCCCGCCCTGTGCCCTTTGACCCCTCGGCCCGCCCCTCCTGCCGCCCTCTGACCTCCCACCCCTGATCCCTGCTGTCCTCTGGCCCCCACCTTGTGCCCTTTGACCCCTCGGCCCACTCCTGCTGCTCTgacctcccacccctgcccccctGTTGCCCTTTGACCCCTGCCCTGTGCCCTGCCACCcactggccccagccctgccccacccGGTGCCCCTTGACCCTTCACCCCACCGCCCCTGCTGCCCTTtgacccccccccggccctaCCCCCCGGTGCCCTTTAATCCCTCACcccactcctgctgctgccctttgACCTCCTGCCCCCCCGCTGCCCCTTGACCCCTCACCTCACCCCCCCTTCGCTGCCCTCTGACCCCCAGCCCCGCCCCACCAGTGCCCTTTgacccccccacctcacccctgCCGGCGCCCTTGGGTCCcagcccggccgccccctcccaCCCGCCGCCCTTTGACCCCGCCCTTCCGCCCGCCCCCCCGTACCCTCTGCCGCCCCCACTGACCTTTGCCCTCTGACCCCGAACCCCGTCCCGCCTACGCTGCGCGCCGCGCCGCTACTCCCGGAAGCACCGGGTGGGGTGGGCGGGACGGATACACGCGAAAGGGGCGGGGCGAGCAGGGCGCATGCGCACCGAGCACGCCCGCCTGCGCGTCCCGCCGCGCctccgccagggggcgccgccgcGCCCGGCGGGACCCTGaccgcggggagggggcggggcgatCCGGGCGTGGCCACGTGACGCCGGCCCGGCgcgggcaggagcgggcaggagcgggcaggagcGCGGCTTCACCGCCCGTCCCGGCGGGCCGGGGGGGCCCCCGCGGCCCCTGCCTCTGCTGGGGGGCCCGGGGGTCCGGGGGGCAGGATGATCTCGGCCAGTCggggcggaggggcggggggcggccccggggccagGCGCAGGGCGGCCTGCAgggccccgcgcccccccgcgCTCAGGACCCCGTCGTGGTGCACCCGCAGCCAGGGCTCGCCTGCGGGCAGGGCCGGCCGTGGGCGGGGgggtcacggggggggggggggcggcagccctccctccctccccccccccccctccccggttaCCTTCCCGCAGGCGCTGCCCCACGGCCACCAGCAGCTCGGCGCCCACCCGCGGGTTGATGGGGTCCCCGGCCCGCGCCCGGCCGGCCCCCAGGTCGTGGAGGACGTGGGCCAGCGGCAGGGCTTCTACCTGCTGCACCCAGCCTGGGCGGGGGGGGTCGAGGAGGGGGGGTTGGGAGTGGGCCCGAGGGGTGcgggggctggggtgggtggggaCCCCCTCCTTCAGGGGATgtggggcagggggtgcaggcagggaccccagggtggggggaatggggacacagggaccccAAGAGGTGcggggtctggggtgggggggagcgtgGGGAGCCGCAGGAATGCAGAATgtggggcagggggtgcaggcagggataCTGGCGTGGGGGgaatggggacacagggaccccAAGAGGTGTGcggtctggggtgggggggggtggggaaccCCAGGAATGCAGAATGTGGGGaagggggtgcaggcagggacccCGGGGGGCTGGGGAATGGGGAGCCTGAGAGttgtggggggtgtggggagcCCCAGGCATGGGGGATgtggggcagggggtgcaggcagggacccTGGCGTGGGGGGAATAAGCCAGGGGAGCCCTGAGCACCCCGGAGGGTGATGGGGAGAGAGGACgagggtggggggcaggaggggatggggcaggggtgTGCGGGGAGAGGGACCCTGGGGCAGCCCTCGGCCTCCCCGAGGGGTGCGGGGGGGAGcatggggcgaggggggggggggccgtgcagggctggggagggcagggccaccccctccccgctcaCCTCCCTGCGGCGCGGGCAGCTCCTCACGGACGCTTGCCTGCCCCAGGACCTGGCagcgctgggggggggtcccggtgcagAGGCGTCGGGCGGTGGCGGGGGGCACCCCCTGCGCCCCCAGCATGGCCTCGAAGGTGCGCAGGGCCGAGCCGTCGTCCAGCGCCCGTCCCagccgctcccggccccgctcggccgcCCCGGCCAGCCCGcactgccacagcagcagcccccctGCGGGACGTGGGCTGGGACCCCGGCCCGTGGGGACCCCtgcctcgccgcccccccccacctcccccggggtGCGGTGGGTGGGAGAGCGTGGGGTGAAGCAACGGcctggggggcaggtggggggggggctgggggcaatGGGGGGGTGGCCCAGGGGGTATGGGTTGGGGGAtagggggacgggggacgggggcaGGAAGGCAGGTCAGGGGGATGGGGACATAGGAGGGGACCCTGGGGTgtgggcagggacagggctgctgctggggggggggcaggggcagaccctgaggccgggggggggggcagacagaGGACACAGGAAAGGTCCCCGGGGCGATGGAGGGGGGTCAGGCCGGGGTGGAGGGGCACcccgaggctggggggggggggggggtgcagggcaggggacTTGTGTGTGCAGACCCTGGGCCATGGCCTCCTggtccccccccccgtcccccatcCCCGTGGCTGACCCAGGGTGGTGACCAGCTCCCGCAGGTCGgggggcccccccccctccaggcacTCCAGGGCTTCCAGCACCTCCAGCGAGTTGCCCACGCAGCGGCCCAGCGGCTGGTCCATGCGGCTCAGCACGGCGGCCGTGCGGATGCCCAGCCGCTCGCCCACCGCCacctgcaggcagggcaggcagggcaggcagggcagggcgagCGGTGGGCTCAGCCCCAGCGCCCACCGTCCCGGGGTccctgcggcggggggggggccgggggctcaCCAGGCTCTGGGCCAGCTCCCGGGCGCTCTCCGGCGTGGGGTACAGGGCCGCGCTCCCAAACTTGACGTCCAGCACCAGCGCCGAcagctgctccgctgccttcttgCTCAGGATGGAGGCTGGCGCCGGGGTACCCTCGCTGGGATCCCGCCGCCTTCATCCCACCGCGTACCCCCTCCCTGGCCGTGCCCGGAGCCGGGGTGCCcgaccccggcccccccccccccccccccccgtaccccaTACCTGTGATGAGGGGCAGGCTGTCGACGGTGGCGGTGACGTCCCGCAGGCCGTACAGCACCCGATCGGCCGGCGCCAGCTCCTCGCTCTGCCCCACGATGCAGCAGCCCACCCGCTCCAGGATGCTCTGCATCTGGTGGGACCTCCCGTCGGCATCCCGAcgccccgtgtcccccccccggccgaGCCCAGCGCGCCCGCGGGGTGACGGCGTGGCGGGGGCCGCGTCCCCGTCCCTCACCTGCTCGGGGCTCTGGGAGACGCAGAAGCCGGGGATGGCCTCCAGCTTGTCCAGCGTGCCCCCGGTGTGGCCCAGACCCCGGCCGCTGATCATGGGCACCTGCGGGTGCGAGGGGTGGGTGGGCACAGGGGTGTGCGGAGGACCCCGTCGGcccgtgtgcccccccccagcccgctcacCTTGCAGCCGCAGGCAGCCAGGGCgggggccagggccaggctgaCCTTGTCCCCCACGCCGCCCGTGGAGTGCTTGTCCACCAGCAGCCCCCGCCAGGCGGGGGGCCAGGCCAGCGCCCGCCCCGAGGCCGCCATGGCCCGCGTCAGCGCCAGCGTCTCCGCCGCGTCCATGCCCCGCAGCCGGATGGCCATCAGCATGGCAcctgggggggggcacggcgggtGGGTGGGGGtcatgctccccccccccccattaccaCCGCCCTCCCCGGGAGCCCACCccagggccctgcagcccccggctCTGGCGTCCTTGCCCCATCCCGGGGGTCTCCCTCTTGTCCCCCCCGGGTGGTCCCCAGCCGTGTCCCCTGGCTATGACCCCCTGCTGCATCCCGGGGCTCGCCTCGCCGTCCTGCTGTGCCCCCCTGTCCCCCACCCGCTGCTGGGGACCCCCACCCACGTCCCCCCGTGTGTTCCACCGCGCCGGCCTCGGCCACGTCCCTGCGCCAGGTCCCCCGGTGATGTCACCCCCGGGTCCGTGCCGCCCACGCCTCCGCCACGTTCCCCACCACGTCCCTGTGCCACGGCCCTCACCGTGCCCTCAGCTGCGTCCCCTGCCGTGTCCCACGGCCACGACCccccttctgcctccccccccgACCGCCCCGCCGTGCGCCCACCGATCTGGCCCTGCTGCGCGGTGCCATCCGTCACGCCGCGGACGAAGCTCCggatctcctcctcctccagccgctCGCCATCCCGCTTCTTGCCGATGAGGACCGGGAGGGAGACCTGGGCGGCCATCCCCGATCCCGCACGGCCGGCCGGCACCCCGATCCCGCACGGCCGGCACCCgctcctgcccagactggccccgTGCCCGCGGCAGGGAGGCGTCTCCGGCGCTGGACTCTGTCCCCGGGGGCAGCGAGCGAGGGTCGGgccaggcagggagaggctggagtgggtgggtggcagggctgccccccccgtcccccccaatTCCCAACGGGGCAACCCCAGGCGATGCCCGAGGACTCTGCGTGGCCACCGCTGCCTTGGGTCCCGCACGGCCCTCGGCATCCCCTCCCACGGCCCCCACGGCCCCCTCGGCACGGGGGGGGTGTCCCATGGCACTTCGCTGAGGAGTGCCCCCTCCCTGGCTGATGCCCCCAGTGCCACCCCACACCCCGAGATCCTGCGTGGGGTCTCGGTGACCCCCACAGCCACTGGGGTGGCcctggccctggggggggggggtggacggACAGGGGTGGGTGCCTGCTGAGGGGCCAAGAGCTCTGGGGTCACGGGGGGGGGATGAGTGGCTGGCGTGGGGACCCGTGGTCAGACCTGGGAATAGGAACACCCGTGGCAGACCCCCCCCGTTGCTCAGGGGGTCACGGCTGGGGATGGGCTTTTGCGAGGACATTGGCGGCGAAAGGAAGGATGGGGGAtgaggggtcctggggggggggggtcagggcacTTGGTGGCCCCCAGGGCACAGAAGGTCCCCAGGTCCTCCGTGCCCTCtttgccccagctctgccctcggGCCCCGCGTCCCCGcgtgtcgtggtttcagctgggatagagttaattgtcttcctagcagctggtacagtgctgtgtttcgagttcagtatgagaagaatgttgataacacactgatgttttcagtggttgctaagtaatatttagcctaaattcaaagatttttcagcttctcacgcccagccagtgagaaagctggagggacacaagaagttgggaggggacacagccagggcagctgacccaaagtggccaaaggggttttccatactgtgtgacgtcacatctcgtatataaactggggggagtgggggtggggggatcgccgctcggggactaactgggcgtcgatcggcgggtgatgagcaattgcactgcacatcatttgtacattccaatccttttattattactgttgtcattttattagtgttatcattatcattattagtttcttcctttctgttctattaaactgctcttatctcaacccacgagttttacttcttttccccgattttcttccccatcccactgggtggtggggagtgagtgagcggctgcgtgctgcttagttgctggctggggttaaaccacgacactgcggCTGCCCCCAGAGCAGGGTTGGGCCGGAGCCCCTCGGCCAGCAGGACGGGCTGCTCCGAGGGACCGGGGCTGCGGCAACCCCCGGCTGCGGGGCAggatgggacgggacgggacaggacgggatggggtggggtgggatagagtgggatgggatgggatgggataggatgggatgggatgggatgggatagagtgggatgggacaggatgggatggAGTGGGATGGGAtgaggtgggatgggatgggatgggacaggacgggacgggatgggatgggacaggatgGGGTGGGATGCGATGGGATAACACGACCAGCCAGAAAGTGTCAGCCGGGTGCTCCGGGCAggtggtggggatggggctggagcagggagagggctggTACCCATGTGGGCAGCACATCCTCCATCCCTGGCATGCACTGCCCCAGTTGTGGGGCCAGAGCTCAGCCCTGCTTCCCCTCCCTGTGGCCTCGCCAGGGTCTCCTCCGGGACAGAAGGGCACAGGGCAGCTCGCGGGGGGCCAGTGCTCCCCGACCCCCCCCGGGATGGCCGCGGTGTCCGGGTGGTGCTGCCCAACCCAGGGCCGAGCGGGACGGGGCAGTCCCGGCCGGGCGACGCGGCGGGACGCGAGGAGAGCAGGCGAGCGACTCTGGCTGAAGGCAACGATCTTTTGGCATTGGTTGTCTCCATTGCCCGTggccccacggccgccccgcaCCCCCCCCTAGTCGGGCACATCCACGATGAGGGGAGCCAGGTAGTCCGAGTGCCGGATCCCGAACGTCAGACCCCGCCGCCGGCCCTGCTGGGTGGGAGAGACGGCGGCGGTGAGAGCCGGGGGGGTCTCATGGCTCCTGGCCCCCCGCTACCGGCACCCTcgccctgcccgcgccggcgggacCCCCGCCACCCCCTCACCTGCTCGGGGCTGTAGGCGCCGGGTCCGGGCTTGGTGGTGGTGTCCCCGGGGAGGGGGTTGCGTGCCAGCATGCTGTACTGCGGCGCCCGCCGCTTGTAGACGTCGGCGTCCACCACGCGGTACCTGCAGGGCCCCGGCGTCTGCAGACAGAGGGTGCGGTGacgtgcccccccagcccccccagcccccccagcccccccggtcCCCCACACCTCACCTTGCACAGGTCCTCGTAGAAGGCACCGACGTTGCTGCGTCCCGGTATGGAGTAGTTGGGGGCCGAGCTCTTGCTCACCACGCGGGGGTCCCAGCATGGGGGGCAGCCGGTAGGCTGCGGGGCCTGGGGGAAATGGGGGTCAGTGGGGCcctgatggggggggggcagggcaagGTGGGGCAGGGGGGTTATCCAcctgggggaggtggggaaggggagctCAGCCTGGGAATGATGGAGGGCTCAACCTGGGGATGATGGGGGGGCTCAACCTGGAGATGAtgggggggctcagcccaggAATGATGGGGGGGCTCAGCCCGGGGATGATGGAGGGCTCAACGTGGGGATGATGGGCAGCTCAGCCTGGGGATGATGGAGGGCTCAGCCCAGGAATGATGGGGGGGGTCAGCCAGGGGATGAAGGGGTCTCAGCCCAGGGAGATAATGGGGGGCCCAACCCGGCCCACGGGGGATGATGGggggcccagcctggcccccGTCTCTCCTACCTGGCGTCTGGTAGATGATGCCCTGCCTGGTGCGGGAGCGGAGGGAGCAGGCGGGTGCGGAGGGGAAAGCCAACCTGCCGGCCCTCTCCGGGGAGTAGCACcctgggggggagcagggcagctgggccatgggcatggctgggggggtccccagccctgccgcccgccccggggctcccGGCCCCCACCCTCACCTGGCCCGGGGGTGCGGATGGGTGGCATGTCACGGGGGCGGCTGTAGATGGAGAAAGCGGGGGTCCCGTCCTTGCCCTTGGCGGTGGTCCCGGGGGGCAGCAGGTACACTGGCCCAGGGGAGCGGTCCTCCTGCCGCCCCCCCCGTGCGCACCCCAAAGCTGTAGGCGGGCGCGCGGCCGCGGGAGGGGTCGTGCAGACGGTAGCCTGGGCGGACGGGGGGCTCGGTGGGCTGCAGGACCCCCGGtcccccggccggccggcctccGGCACCCCGCCGGCACGGCAGCAGCCCCCAGACCCCCATGGCCCCGACTCACCGACGTTGGTGGGGAGCCCATACTTGGGCCCGGGGCTGCTGTAGAGAGCCGCGACGGGACCCCGGGGTCGGTGGGGCCTCCAGCTGCCCACCCAGGCATTGGCCGACAT from Harpia harpyja isolate bHarHar1 chromosome 6, bHarHar1 primary haplotype, whole genome shotgun sequence encodes:
- the LOC128143425 gene encoding LOW QUALITY PROTEIN: protein SCO2 homolog, mitochondrial (The sequence of the model RefSeq protein was modified relative to this genomic sequence to represent the inferred CDS: deleted 2 bases in 2 codons) — encoded protein: MFRALLPARRLLPARRPPLPRRNLAARAAAGQGLPLGRRLAVVAAAGSAAAAAWLYLREEKGRRQQARRRAELRALALGQGDFRLLDQEGRPRRKADFRGQWVLLYFGFTHCPDICPEELEKLSRAVELLEREPGLPPLQPLFITVDPQRDDVAAVRRYVRDFHPRLLGLTGSPEEVRAAADAYRVYASAGPEDEDGDYIVDHTVLIYLLGPDGLFLDYYGRSKTDAQIAQSVRRHMETYEPLLD
- the TYMP gene encoding thymidine phosphorylase, which translates into the protein MPRAVRDPRQRWPRRVLGHRLGLPRWELGGTGGAALPPTHSSLSLPGPTLARCPRGQSPAPETPPCRGHGASLGRSGCRPCGIGVPAGRAGSGMAAQVSLPVLIGKKRDGERLEEEEIRSFVRGVTDGTAQQGQIGAMLMAIRLRGMDAAETLALTRAMAASGRALAWPPAWRGLLVDKHSTGGVGDKVSLALAPALAACGCKVPMISGRGLGHTGGTLDKLEAIPGFCVSQSPEQMQSILERVGCCIVGQSEELAPADRVLYGLRDVTATVDSLPLITASILSKKAAEQLSALVLDVKFGSAALYPTPESARELAQSLVAVGERLGIRTAAVLSRMDQPLGRCVGNSLEVLEALECLEGGGPPDLRELVTTLGGLLLWQCGLAGAAERGRERLGRALDDGSALRTFEAMLGAQGVPPATARRLCTGTPPQRCQVLGQASVREELPAPQGGWVQQVEALPLAHVLHDLGAGRARAGDPINPRVGAELLVAVGQRLREGEPWLRVHHDGVLSAGGRGALQAALRLAPGPPPAPPPRLAEIILPPGPPGPPAEAGAAGAPPARRDGR
- the ODF3B gene encoding LOW QUALITY PROTEIN: outer dense fiber protein 3B (The sequence of the model RefSeq protein was modified relative to this genomic sequence to represent the inferred CDS: deleted 2 bases in 2 codons), producing the protein MSANAWVGSWRPHRPRGPVAALYSSPGPKYGLPTNVGYRLHDPSRGRAPAYSFGVRTGGRQEDRSPGPVYLLPPGTTAKGKDGTPAFSIYSRPRDMPPIRTPGPGCYSPERAGRLAFPSAPACSLRSRTRQGIIYQTPGPAAYRLPPMLGPRVVSKSSAPNYSIPGRSNVGAFYEDLCKTPGPCRYRVVDADVYKRRAPQYSMLARNPLPGDTTTKPGPGAYSPEQGRRRGLTFGIRHSDYLAPLIVDVPD